The nucleotide window GGGATGGATATGGTTTACCGCAAAGGCGTGTGGCGCGGCGAAAAAGTATTTGAACGAGATGTCACAGGCAAGGTGGTAAGAATGCTCGACCGCCGCGAAAACAACGACCTGATATGGCAGAAGGTTAAATAAACGGATTGAGGTGAGGCGTTCCTTCTTCAACGATGGAGTTTTGCGACAGCGTCCCCTGGTCAGGAATAATACCAAAATCAAATAAGTTGGTGGGTGATGAACAGCGAGTTTTATGGAGTGCTGCGACTTGTCGCAGCTTTTATTTTGCAGGAACCCCCCTTAAATATTGGCAAGGATTTCAAAAGTTTTATGCAAATCAAAAGCGGTGACCAGTCACCGCACTCCAAAGCTTTAGCTCACCTACCTTTGTGATTGCTGCATAATCCGGTGAAGAGTTGGCGCAGAGTTTGTCCCTCGCCTGATCGCTGCAAATAAAAAAGGCTGGAAGAAATCCCAGCCTTTTTTATTTTTTGCCTTATCGCTTTTTAGAAGGTATAGCGCAACCCGAATTGCATCACGCGCGGGGTGCCTTGAACGGTATCAAGGTTAGCCCAGGTCGGTGGTGGTGCAGTTAAATCGGGGTCGATATCCAAACCGAAAGTTGTGCGGGAAAAGTTGACCACTGTCAGGCGTTGGGTGTTGGTGACATTGAACACTTCCCAACGGAACTGCAATTTGTGGTTTTCCCAAGGCATGTTGAAGGATTTACCCAAGCCCATATCGAGTGCGATGTAGGCAGGGATTCTGAGTACATTGCGGTCTCCGGTCTCGCCCGGTCGGGCATTGCGGAATGCTTTATATGCCGCTTCCGGGTTAGCAAACAGTTTAGGTGCCAATTTTCCGCCACGAGTCGGGCTGGATTCGATTGGCACTACGCGAACCCCGTTACTTTGCACGTTCCAGTTGGTTGCCCACTGTTGCGCGTCAAACGGGGTTTGCACCGGCAGTCCGCCATTCCAACGGAAGATTCCCGAAACCTGCCAGCCACCTAAGAAGGCATCGACAACGCTGTTGGAACTGCCGAGGAATTTTCTGCCTTTTCCAAATGGCAATTGATACACGCCATTGGCATTGATGATGTGGCGAATGTCGAAATCCGAAACTGCGCGGTTATCTTTCGGTCTCAGCGGATTGAGAATGAACGCCGAACCATAAGCGCCGCTGGTTTGCAGACCCGATACGTCATCGATTGACTTCGAGAAGGTGTAGTTGAAGTCAAAGGTCAAGGAATCTTTGTAACGTTCACGAACGGTCAGCGTGCCCGCGTGATAATCGGATGCCGCTACGGTTGAGAAGGTCGATAGCGCGGCATATTGCGGATGGAAGAACATATTGGGAGAGACTCCCAAATCGTCAATTAACAACTGAACGAAAGTCCAGTCCAGAACATTGAAGAAATCGAATCCGAAGAAATCTTCGCGCGCCACGATTCCATAAACCGCCTGCGTTGAACTGACCGTCGGGTCGCCCCAGAAATTATCGCCAAGATTGGGGAAGAGGTTTTCAAAGTAAGCAATTTTCGGAACCTTGTTGAGCGGGGTATTTTGAGCGCGCAGGTCATGCAACATACCTGCTGCCGTATACCAATCCAAACCGGATTTCGGATCAACCAGATTGTTCAACGCCATAATGTCGCGGGTTGCCAGCAGGTTGCGAGCCGAGCGCCCGATGTAGGCGGCTTCGACGAACAATCCACCCGGCAGTTTGCGACCATAGGAGAAATTCCAACTGTAATTGACCGGCGTGATAATCGTGTCATCAAGTGAAGATTCGATGCGTTGCGCTTCATCAGCAGGCGTTTGCAGCGGGAAGGTTAATTTTGCCGGCGTCGAGATTCCCGGCAGACTGCGCACATCCTGTCCGATGCCGGTAAACAGCGGTGCCGGACGGGTCGTGACGTTATAAGTATTTGCGGAAATCACCTGCGACGATGAAAATCCGAGGGTGTTATTGAGGTCGAACTGCACGGCGAGTTGCTGTCCGAAATTATCGTGAGTGATGGCAAAGCCACCACGGAAAACCGAATCATCGTTACCGCCAAAGATTTTCTTCAGGAAACCACTATTGAAATTCGGTGACCAGGCAACGCTGACGCGCGGTTGGAAATTGTTTTTATCGAATTTGTAAAAGGGTTCGCCGCCGTTAGCGGGTCCTGCCAAATCGACTTCGATTAAATCGTTGAACGGCACACCGTTTAAGGCGCTGGCTTTTCTCTGCTCGAAATAATCGCCAAGGCTGGTGGTCGGTTTAACCTGGAAACCGTTGGCTTCATAAACCGGGCGGCTCAAGCCATAACGCAACCCGTAGGTGATGGTTAAATTCTGTTTGAGTTTCCACGAATCCTGCACATAGAGGTCGTACTCTTCTGTGGCAAAGGTTCGATCAACCGATTGACCGACGGGAAGAATACCGCCATCCCGGTCAAAGTTGAAGTTGGCATTGTATTGCGAGAATCGTCCGATGACCGAGGCGACTGCCGCCTGCACACCGGCGCGGAACCCCGACGCAATACCGGTAATCGGATTGGTCAACACGCCTCCCGATTGATCGTAGAACGAGGGGTTAATCGTCGCAAAATCGAAAGAGTTCGAGGTGCTGCCGCGAGTGTTACGGATGACGCGAATGTTGGTGCCAAATTGATAGGTGTGATTATCGCGAACATAGGAGGCGTCATCAATGAAATTGTGGACGGGTGTGGTGCGGCTGGTGGTTCGTGAGAATGCCAGCGGCGAAAATACAAAACGGAAAGTCGTCGCATTGCTTGAAGAATCGCCAAGCGAGGTGAACGCCAATCGCGTCAGCCCGTAACGGAAACTGTTGACCAGATTGTTGCCAATCGTCCAGGTATGACCTGCGGCGATGCCTGTCGGATGGCTCCACAGTTGCGGCGCTGGCGTATCGGGGAATTGCGGCGCAAAGCCGAATACGTCTTGCTGATAATTGGCTCTGACGAAAAATGAATGTGCAGAATTCATATTATAGTCAATCTTCAGCGTGTGCGCTTCGAGTTCAACCGGCGTCTTGGCATTGAAACGGAAGCCGCCAGTATTAAATCCATCGCCAGTCGTGTCATCATTGGCGGGATATTTACTGGCTGCGTTTGCCAGTAAAGCAATCGCCGCGGAATTGGTGCCGACCGCCGGAAACAACTGGTTAAGGTTGGTTCTGGTCAAAGTGGTGACGCCGCCGCTGGTATTCGGGAAGCGCACTTCACCGCGTCCGAGGCTGGC belongs to Acidobacteriota bacterium and includes:
- a CDS encoding TonB-dependent receptor, coding for MKKRSRRKSLFDLTIKRPVCLLLTVLLLAATIPAQTGTSSVRGSVLDQQGKAVAGATVTLRSAETNFTRTTTSQENGGYVFDLVPPGTYRIETEAAGFKKSVIEAVKALVDKPTNVDIGLEIGNITEAVTISAGSAEIFLNKQDATIGNNFVSQQITQLPLESRNIVQLLSLQPGVAPDGSVTGSRADQGNVTLDGVDVNEQQGAAAFESVLRVSTDSVEEFRVTTTNPNATQGRSSGAQVALVTKSGTNEFHGSFYEFHRNTATSANDFFNNRNGIPTPKLLRNLFGATLGGPIKKDKAFFFYSFEGRRDSSEQTALRTVPLASLGRGEVRFPNTSGGVTTLTRTNLNQLFPAVGTNSAAIALLANAASKYPANDDTTGDGFNTGGFRFNAKTPVELEAHTLKIDYNMNSAHSFFVRANYQQDVFGFAPQFPDTPAPQLWSHPTGIAAGHTWTIGNNLVNSFRYGLTRLAFTSLGDSSSNATTFRFVFSPLAFSRTTSRTTPVHNFIDDASYVRDNHTYQFGTNIRVIRNTRGSTSNSFDFATINPSFYDQSGGVLTNPITGIASGFRAGVQAAVASVIGRFSQYNANFNFDRDGGILPVGQSVDRTFATEEYDLYVQDSWKLKQNLTITYGLRYGLSRPVYEANGFQVKPTTSLGDYFEQRKASALNGVPFNDLIEVDLAGPANGGEPFYKFDKNNFQPRVSVAWSPNFNSGFLKKIFGGNDDSVFRGGFAITHDNFGQQLAVQFDLNNTLGFSSSQVISANTYNVTTRPAPLFTGIGQDVRSLPGISTPAKLTFPLQTPADEAQRIESSLDDTIITPVNYSWNFSYGRKLPGGLFVEAAYIGRSARNLLATRDIMALNNLVDPKSGLDWYTAAGMLHDLRAQNTPLNKVPKIAYFENLFPNLGDNFWGDPTVSSTQAVYGIVAREDFFGFDFFNVLDWTFVQLLIDDLGVSPNMFFHPQYAALSTFSTVAASDYHAGTLTVRERYKDSLTFDFNYTFSKSIDDVSGLQTSGAYGSAFILNPLRPKDNRAVSDFDIRHIINANGVYQLPFGKGRKFLGSSNSVVDAFLGGWQVSGIFRWNGGLPVQTPFDAQQWATNWNVQSNGVRVVPIESSPTRGGKLAPKLFANPEAAYKAFRNARPGETGDRNVLRIPAYIALDMGLGKSFNMPWENHKLQFRWEVFNVTNTQRLTVVNFSRTTFGLDIDPDLTAPPPTWANLDTVQGTPRVMQFGLRYTF